Proteins co-encoded in one Capsicum annuum cultivar UCD-10X-F1 chromosome 9, UCD10Xv1.1, whole genome shotgun sequence genomic window:
- the LOC107841810 gene encoding glyoxylate/succinic semialdehyde reductase 1: MEEIGFLGMGIMGKAMAINLLRHGFKVTVWNRTLSRCDELVQHGASVGETPAAVVKKCKYTIAMLSDPAAALSVVFDKDGALEQLCGGKGYIDMSTVDADTSSKISEAITSKGGSFLEGPVSGSKKPAEDGQLVILAAGDKVKLFSIMEAHSYITSVFLSGFA, encoded by the exons ATGGAGGAAATAGGATTTCTGGGGATGGGTATTATGGGAAAAGCAATGGCCATCAACTTGCTGCGCCATGGTTTCAAGGTTACTGTTTGGAATCGCACTCTCTCCAGG TGTGATGAGCTAGTGCAGCATGGAGCCTCTGTTGGAGAAACTCCTGCAGCAGTAGTCAAGAAATGCAAGTATACAATTGCAATGTTGTCTGATCCAGCTGCAGCTCTTTCA GTGGTTTTTGACAAAGATGGTGCTCTTGAGCAGCTATGTGGTGGAAAGGGGTATATTGACATGTCAACCGTTGATGCTGATACTTCTTCAAAGATTAGTGAG GCCATTACATCAAAGGGTGGTTCTTTCCTTGAAGGTCCAGTTTCAGGGAGCAAAAAGCCAGCTGAAGATGGCCAACTAGTAATCCTAGCGGCTGGTGACAAGGTAAAATTATTTAGCATAATGGAAGCACACTCTTATATTACCTCCGTATTTCTCTCTGGTTTTGCATGA